One Kineococcus aurantiacus genomic window carries:
- the ileS gene encoding isoleucine--tRNA ligase, which translates to MSEDVTEAPPTGAETTGSPSFPEIEQRVLDSWAADDTFRASVRAREGSAAGEFVFYDGPPFANGLPHYGHLLTGYVKDLVPRYKTMRGYQVERRFGWDTHGLPAEVEAEKQLGITHKSEIDALGVAAFNDACRTSVLRYTKEWEAYVTRQARWVDFDNDYKTLDTDYMESVMWAFKTLWDKGLVYEGFRVLAYCWRCETPLSNSETRLDDVYRNRQDPAVTVGFRFTDAGDDLDGVLGLIWTTTPWTLPSNLAMAVHPDLEYVVVAGTGEHEGRRFLLAAERVGHYARELGEDPQVLTRHRGADLLGRTYTPPFPYFAGRENAHQVLAADYVTTDSGTGVVHIAPAFGEDDKLVTDAAGIVPVVPVASNGTFTAEVTDFAGMHVFDANKEIGRALKNGLPSGAVLLRLETYDHSYPHCWRCGNALIYRAVSSWFVKVTAIRERMVELNEQITWVPEHVQHGSFGKWLEGARDWSISRNRYWGSPIPVWVSDDPTYPRVDVYGSLDDLERDFGVRPADLHRPHVDELTRPNPDDPTGKSTMRRVPEVLDCWFESGSMPFAQVHYPFENTEWFESHYPGDFIVEYIGQTRGWFYTLHVLATALFDRPAFRTAVSHGILLGDDGRKMSKSLRNYPDVSEVLDRDGSDAMRWFLMSSPVLRGGNLIVTEQGIRESVRQVLLPLWNTFQFFQLYAGSSSHTPRWRTSSPDVLDRYVLAKLHDTVVTVTEQLDAYDIAGACESARQFLDSLTNWYVRRSRSAFWDGESERAKDAFDTLYTVLETTTRMLAPLLPLVSEEIWRTLTGGRSVHLTDWPDALDLPADHALVAAMDEVRATCSSVLALRKANGLRVRLPLREVEVLVADPAALEPFTQLVADEVNVRSVTLGPLEAAVEHGVVAKLTVNARAAGPRLGRNVQQAIKGSKSGDWEERPDGTVVAGGIELVEGEYELSTVVEGTDTGLATSALDGGGFVVLDTTVTPELAAEGVARDVVRLVQQARREAGLHVSDRIRLTVAADGPVWEALVAHQDLVVTETLAQQFGSSGSADALDAGEATLVGSVEGHEVRVAVEKVVEVDR; encoded by the coding sequence GTGTCCGAGGACGTCACGGAAGCCCCGCCGACCGGGGCGGAGACCACCGGCAGCCCCAGCTTCCCCGAGATCGAGCAGCGCGTCCTCGACTCCTGGGCGGCCGACGACACGTTCCGCGCCAGCGTGCGGGCCCGCGAGGGGTCCGCGGCCGGGGAGTTCGTCTTCTACGACGGCCCGCCCTTCGCCAACGGGCTGCCGCACTACGGCCACCTGCTCACCGGGTACGTCAAGGACCTCGTCCCGCGCTACAAGACCATGCGCGGGTACCAGGTCGAGCGCCGGTTCGGCTGGGACACCCACGGCCTGCCCGCCGAGGTCGAGGCCGAGAAGCAGCTCGGGATCACCCACAAGTCCGAGATCGACGCGCTCGGCGTCGCCGCCTTCAACGACGCCTGCCGCACCTCGGTGCTGCGGTACACGAAGGAGTGGGAGGCGTACGTCACCCGCCAGGCCCGCTGGGTCGACTTCGACAACGACTACAAGACCCTCGACACCGACTACATGGAGTCGGTCATGTGGGCCTTCAAGACGCTGTGGGACAAGGGCCTGGTCTACGAGGGGTTCCGCGTCCTGGCCTACTGCTGGCGCTGCGAGACGCCCCTGAGCAACTCCGAGACCCGCCTGGACGACGTCTACCGCAACCGGCAGGACCCCGCCGTCACCGTCGGGTTCCGGTTCACCGACGCCGGTGACGACCTCGACGGCGTCCTGGGGCTCATCTGGACCACGACGCCCTGGACGCTGCCCAGCAACCTCGCGATGGCCGTGCACCCGGACCTGGAGTACGTCGTCGTCGCCGGCACCGGCGAGCACGAGGGACGCAGGTTCCTGCTCGCCGCCGAGCGCGTCGGGCACTACGCCCGCGAGCTCGGCGAGGACCCGCAGGTCCTGACCCGCCACCGGGGCGCGGACCTGCTGGGCCGCACCTACACCCCGCCGTTCCCGTACTTCGCCGGCCGCGAGAACGCCCACCAGGTCCTCGCCGCCGACTACGTCACGACCGACTCCGGCACCGGCGTGGTCCACATCGCGCCCGCCTTCGGCGAGGACGACAAGCTCGTCACCGACGCCGCCGGGATCGTCCCCGTCGTGCCCGTCGCCTCCAACGGCACCTTCACGGCCGAGGTCACCGACTTCGCCGGGATGCACGTCTTCGACGCCAACAAGGAGATCGGCCGCGCCCTGAAGAACGGTCTCCCCAGCGGTGCCGTGCTGCTGCGGCTGGAGACCTACGACCACTCCTACCCGCACTGCTGGCGCTGCGGCAACGCCCTCATCTACCGCGCCGTCTCCAGCTGGTTCGTCAAGGTCACCGCGATCCGCGAGCGCATGGTCGAGCTCAACGAGCAGATCACCTGGGTCCCCGAGCACGTCCAGCACGGCTCCTTCGGCAAGTGGCTCGAAGGCGCCCGGGACTGGTCGATCAGCCGGAACCGCTACTGGGGCAGCCCCATCCCGGTGTGGGTGTCGGACGACCCCACCTACCCGCGCGTCGACGTGTACGGCTCCCTGGACGACCTCGAACGCGACTTCGGCGTCCGCCCGGCCGACCTGCACCGCCCGCACGTCGACGAGCTCACCCGGCCCAACCCCGACGACCCGACCGGGAAGTCGACCATGCGCCGGGTCCCGGAGGTCCTCGACTGCTGGTTCGAGTCCGGCTCGATGCCGTTCGCCCAGGTGCACTACCCGTTCGAGAACACCGAGTGGTTCGAGTCGCACTACCCGGGCGACTTCATCGTCGAGTACATCGGGCAGACCCGCGGCTGGTTCTACACCCTGCACGTCCTGGCCACGGCGCTGTTCGACCGGCCCGCGTTCCGCACGGCCGTCTCGCACGGCATCCTGCTCGGCGACGACGGCCGCAAGATGAGCAAGTCCCTGCGCAACTACCCCGACGTCTCCGAGGTCCTCGACCGCGACGGCTCCGACGCCATGCGCTGGTTCCTCATGAGCTCGCCGGTCCTGCGCGGCGGGAACCTCATCGTCACCGAGCAGGGCATCCGCGAGTCCGTGCGCCAGGTGCTGCTGCCGCTGTGGAACACCTTCCAGTTCTTCCAGCTGTACGCCGGCTCCTCCAGCCACACCCCGCGCTGGCGCACGAGCTCGCCCGACGTCCTGGACCGGTACGTCCTGGCCAAGCTGCACGACACCGTCGTGACGGTCACCGAGCAGCTCGACGCCTACGACATCGCCGGGGCCTGCGAGAGCGCCCGGCAGTTCTTGGACTCCCTCACCAACTGGTACGTCCGGCGCTCGCGCTCGGCGTTCTGGGACGGGGAGTCCGAGCGGGCGAAGGACGCCTTCGACACCCTGTACACGGTGCTGGAGACGACGACGCGCATGCTCGCGCCGCTGCTGCCGCTGGTCAGCGAGGAGATCTGGCGGACGCTCACCGGTGGCCGCTCGGTCCACCTGACCGACTGGCCCGACGCCCTCGACCTGCCCGCCGACCACGCCCTCGTCGCGGCCATGGACGAGGTCCGCGCCACCTGCTCCAGCGTGCTGGCGCTGCGCAAGGCCAACGGGCTGCGCGTCCGGCTGCCGCTGCGCGAGGTCGAGGTCCTCGTCGCGGACCCGGCCGCCCTGGAACCGTTCACGCAGCTCGTCGCGGACGAGGTGAACGTCCGGTCCGTCACGCTGGGCCCCCTGGAGGCGGCCGTGGAGCACGGCGTCGTCGCCAAGCTCACCGTCAACGCCCGGGCCGCCGGGCCCCGGCTGGGCAGGAACGTCCAGCAGGCCATCAAGGGGTCCAAGAGCGGGGACTGGGAGGAACGCCCCGACGGCACCGTCGTGGCCGGCGGCATCGAGCTCGTCGAGGGCGAGTACGAGCTGTCGACCGTCGTCGAGGGCACGGACACGGGCCTGGCGACGTCCGCGCTGGACGGCGGCGGTTTCGTCGTCCTCGACACGACCGTCACGCCGGAACTGGCGGCCGAGGGCGTCGCCCGCGACGTGGTCCGCCTCGTCCAGCAGGCCCGCCGCGAGGCCGGGCTGCACGTCTCGGACCGCATCCGGCTCACGGTCGCGGCCGACGGCCCCGTCTGGGAGGCGCTCGTGGCGCACCAGGACCTCGTCGTGACCGAGACGCTGGCCCAGCAGTTCGGGTCCAGCGGGTCGGCCGACGCGCTGGACGCCGGCGAGGCGACCCTCGTCGGGTCGGTCGAGGGGCACGAGGTGCGCGTCGCGGTGGAGAAGGTCGTGGAGGTGGACCGGTGA
- a CDS encoding DUF4233 domain-containing protein: MKRSTRRLFAATTLTCEALLVFFATLVAYGLVPMQDRHAGYLAAGGALLLLCLVAAGTLRSRVGYALGWLVQVLLVAGGFVVPIMFVIGLGFAVIWFFALRIGGRVDREKAEVARRLAEGS, from the coding sequence GTGAAGCGCAGCACCAGGCGGCTGTTCGCCGCCACGACGCTGACCTGCGAGGCCCTGCTGGTGTTCTTCGCGACGCTGGTGGCCTACGGGCTGGTCCCGATGCAGGACCGGCACGCCGGCTACCTCGCCGCGGGCGGCGCCCTGCTCCTGCTGTGCCTGGTGGCGGCGGGGACCCTGCGCTCGCGGGTGGGGTACGCCCTGGGCTGGCTCGTGCAGGTGCTGCTGGTCGCCGGCGGGTTCGTGGTGCCCATCATGTTCGTCATCGGCCTGGGCTTCGCCGTCATCTGGTTCTTCGCCCTGCGCATCGGCGGCCGCGTCGACCGGGAGAAGGCCGAGGTGGCGCGGCGGCTGGCGGAGGGGTCCTGA
- a CDS encoding maleylpyruvate isomerase N-terminal domain-containing protein, whose translation MTLHLTHEEGRTALADELASWSVLLGADQDLDAPSRCAGWSCAHVLVHVHLGLHEVALALLDVEAADAPGAATVDAAGYWTGYPATTDAQRQTQLLDGFARAYPDAATLTAHLAETVAALGRGLGRTPAGRVGFQGQVLSTGDFLGSWAVELAVHHLDLDLVAAPPAASALRVARRTVEDLAGGAVPADWDDATVVLAGTGRVALTGEVAAQHPALAARFPVLR comes from the coding sequence GTGACCCTGCACCTGACCCACGAGGAGGGCCGCACGGCCCTGGCCGACGAGCTCGCGTCCTGGTCGGTGCTCCTGGGCGCCGACCAGGACCTCGACGCCCCCAGCCGGTGCGCGGGGTGGTCGTGCGCCCACGTGCTGGTCCACGTCCACCTGGGGCTGCACGAGGTGGCGCTGGCCCTGCTGGACGTCGAGGCCGCCGATGCCCCCGGCGCCGCGACGGTCGACGCCGCCGGGTACTGGACCGGCTACCCCGCCACGACCGACGCCCAGCGCCAGACCCAGCTGCTCGACGGGTTCGCCCGCGCCTACCCCGACGCCGCGACGCTGACGGCCCACCTCGCCGAGACCGTCGCGGCGCTGGGCCGCGGCCTGGGCCGGACACCGGCGGGCCGGGTGGGGTTCCAGGGCCAGGTCCTGTCCACCGGGGACTTCCTCGGCAGCTGGGCCGTGGAGCTCGCCGTCCACCACCTCGACCTGGACCTCGTCGCCGCTCCCCCGGCCGCGTCGGCGCTGCGGGTGGCGCGCCGCACCGTCGAGGACCTCGCCGGCGGTGCGGTGCCGGCGGACTGGGACGACGCGACGGTCGTCCTGGCCGGCACCGGCCGGGTGGCCCTGACCGGGGAGGTGGCGGCGCAGCACCCCGCGCTGGCGGCCCGGTTCCCGGTGCTGCGCTGA
- a CDS encoding folylpolyglutamate synthase/dihydrofolate synthase family protein produces MSDPRDPFDAELEELLGPVGDGTDDTGEAFGTDGLRRGRVPQDRRSPRVDATGRLVPAGPVQEEDDRFAGVVEQILGRNPEHRIHPTLDRVREACGLLGDPQLAYRVVHLAGTNGKTSTARMVERLVREHDLRTGRFTSPHLVDITERISIDGEPITHAAFVRAWDDVEPVVTIVDARAAERGEPRLSFFEVLTLMAFAAFADAPVDVAVVETGLGGTWDTTNVVQPDVAVVTPVSMDHEAWLGSTIEEIAAQKAGIIKHGATVVLGRQTEEAGGVLLAKAAAERVTVVREGLDFGVEERALAVGGQQVSLRTRGGLYADVFLPLHGAHQAENAATALSAAEALLALPGGTLPPGLVEAAFADVTSPGRLEVLRTSPLILADAAHNPAGAQALAAAIAEAFTLSRLVGVVAVMGDKDVEGVLHALEPVLAEVVVTRSSSPRGMEPSELGELAEDVFGEDRVHVVDRLDEAIATAVDLAEAEAGVGGGIGGSGAGVLVAGSVVLAGDARALLGKDGR; encoded by the coding sequence GTGAGCGACCCGAGGGACCCCTTCGACGCCGAGCTGGAGGAACTGCTGGGGCCGGTCGGGGACGGCACCGACGACACCGGCGAGGCCTTCGGCACCGACGGCCTGCGCCGCGGCCGCGTGCCGCAGGACCGCCGCTCCCCGCGCGTGGACGCCACGGGCCGGCTCGTGCCCGCCGGGCCCGTGCAGGAGGAGGACGACCGGTTCGCCGGGGTCGTCGAGCAGATCCTGGGCCGCAACCCCGAGCACCGGATCCACCCGACGCTGGACCGGGTGCGCGAGGCGTGCGGGCTGCTGGGCGACCCGCAGCTGGCCTACCGCGTCGTGCACCTGGCCGGCACCAACGGCAAGACGTCGACCGCGCGCATGGTGGAACGGCTGGTCCGCGAGCACGACCTGCGCACCGGCCGGTTCACCAGCCCGCACCTGGTGGACATCACCGAGCGCATCTCCATCGACGGCGAACCCATCACCCACGCGGCCTTCGTGCGGGCCTGGGACGACGTCGAGCCCGTCGTGACGATCGTCGACGCCCGCGCCGCCGAGCGCGGGGAACCGCGGCTGAGCTTCTTCGAGGTGCTCACCCTCATGGCCTTCGCCGCGTTCGCCGACGCCCCCGTCGACGTCGCCGTCGTCGAGACGGGCCTGGGCGGGACGTGGGACACGACGAACGTCGTGCAGCCCGACGTCGCCGTCGTCACGCCCGTCTCGATGGACCACGAGGCCTGGCTGGGCTCGACGATCGAGGAGATCGCCGCGCAGAAGGCCGGGATCATCAAGCACGGGGCCACCGTCGTGCTCGGCCGGCAGACCGAGGAGGCCGGCGGCGTGCTGCTGGCCAAGGCCGCCGCCGAGCGCGTCACCGTCGTGCGCGAGGGCCTGGACTTCGGCGTGGAGGAGCGGGCCCTGGCCGTGGGCGGGCAGCAGGTCTCGCTGCGCACGCGCGGCGGCCTGTACGCCGACGTGTTCCTGCCCCTGCACGGGGCGCACCAGGCCGAGAACGCCGCCACGGCCCTGTCGGCGGCCGAGGCGCTGCTGGCCCTGCCCGGCGGCACCCTGCCGCCGGGGCTGGTCGAGGCCGCCTTCGCCGACGTCACCTCCCCCGGACGGCTGGAGGTCCTGCGGACCTCCCCGCTGATCCTGGCCGACGCCGCGCACAACCCCGCCGGCGCGCAGGCCCTCGCGGCGGCCATCGCGGAGGCCTTCACGCTCAGCCGCCTCGTGGGGGTCGTCGCCGTCATGGGCGACAAGGACGTCGAGGGGGTGCTGCACGCCCTCGAACCCGTCCTGGCCGAGGTCGTCGTGACCCGCTCCAGCTCCCCGCGGGGCATGGAACCGTCCGAGCTGGGCGAGCTGGCCGAGGACGTGTTCGGCGAGGACCGCGTGCACGTCGTCGACCGGCTCGACGAGGCCATCGCCACGGCCGTGGACCTCGCCGAGGCCGAGGCCGGTGTCGGCGGGGGCATCGGCGGCTCCGGGGCCGGCGTCCTCGTCGCCGGGTCGGTGGTGCTGGCCGGGGACGCCCGGGCGCTGCTGGGGAAGGACGGGCGGTGA
- a CDS encoding acetyl-CoA C-acyltransferase: MAHTAPPGRSVVFADGVRTPFGKARPDGLHAQTRADDLVVACLRELLRRNPSLPPERVDEVAIAAATQSGDQGLVLGRSTALLAGLPVTTPGYAVDRWCAGAMTAVTTTAASIAVGAVDVALAGGVEHMGRHPLGTGMDPNPRFLTERIVSPDALDMGKTAEALHDRFPQLTRERADAFAAASQEKFAKAVASGQVGADLVPVASASAERGWGLATADELARPGTTVQALANLRTPFRPHGRVTAGNASPLTDGATACVVAAEDTAAELGLTPRMRLVGFAFAGVEPEVMGLGPVPSTEKLLRRVGVGIDEIGLFELNEAFAVQVLSFLDHFGIADDDPRVNPYGGAIAIGHPLAASGVRLMTQLARQFSEHPEVRYGLTAMCVGLGQGGSVLWENPNWEGAN, translated from the coding sequence GTGGCCCACACCGCTCCGCCCGGACGGAGCGTCGTCTTCGCCGACGGCGTCCGCACCCCCTTCGGCAAGGCCCGTCCCGACGGCCTGCACGCCCAGACCCGCGCCGACGACCTCGTCGTCGCCTGCCTGCGCGAACTCCTGCGGCGCAACCCGTCCCTGCCGCCCGAGCGCGTCGACGAGGTCGCGATCGCGGCGGCCACCCAGAGCGGGGACCAGGGCCTCGTGCTCGGCCGCAGCACCGCGCTGCTCGCGGGCCTGCCCGTGACGACGCCCGGCTACGCCGTCGACCGCTGGTGCGCCGGGGCCATGACGGCCGTCACGACGACGGCGGCCTCCATCGCCGTCGGGGCGGTCGACGTCGCCCTGGCCGGCGGGGTCGAGCACATGGGCCGGCACCCCCTGGGGACCGGGATGGACCCCAACCCCCGGTTCCTCACCGAGCGCATCGTCTCCCCCGACGCCCTGGACATGGGCAAGACGGCCGAGGCCCTGCACGACCGGTTCCCCCAGCTGACCAGGGAGCGGGCCGACGCGTTCGCCGCCGCCAGCCAGGAGAAGTTCGCCAAGGCCGTGGCGAGCGGCCAGGTCGGCGCCGACCTCGTGCCCGTCGCCTCCGCCAGCGCGGAGCGGGGCTGGGGGCTGGCCACCGCCGACGAGCTGGCCCGCCCCGGCACGACGGTGCAGGCCCTGGCGAACCTGCGCACCCCCTTCCGCCCGCACGGGCGGGTCACCGCCGGCAACGCCTCCCCGCTGACCGACGGGGCGACGGCCTGCGTCGTCGCGGCCGAGGACACCGCCGCCGAGCTCGGCCTGACCCCGCGGATGCGGCTCGTCGGGTTCGCCTTCGCCGGCGTCGAACCGGAGGTCATGGGCCTGGGCCCCGTCCCCTCCACCGAGAAGCTGCTGCGCCGGGTCGGGGTGGGCATCGACGAGATCGGCCTGTTCGAGCTCAACGAGGCCTTCGCCGTGCAGGTCCTCAGCTTCCTGGACCACTTCGGCATCGCCGACGACGACCCGCGGGTCAACCCCTACGGCGGGGCCATCGCCATCGGCCACCCCCTGGCCGCCTCCGGCGTGCGGCTCATGACGCAGCTGGCCCGGCAGTTCTCCGAGCACCCCGAGGTCCGCTACGGGCTCACGGCCATGTGCGTCGGGCTCGGGCAGGGTGGCTCGGTGCTGTGGGAGAACCCGAACTGGGAAGGGGCCAACTGA